From one Anabas testudineus chromosome 18, fAnaTes1.2, whole genome shotgun sequence genomic stretch:
- the tex261 gene encoding protein TEX261 — MWFIYLLSWLSLVIQISFVTLAIAAGLYYLAELIEEYTVATSRIIKYMILFSTGVLAGLFFFEGFPLLMVGVGLFTNLVYFGLLQTFPYIMLSSPNFILSCVLVVVNHYMAFQYFAQEYYPFSEVLAYFTICLWVIPFAFFVSLSAGENVLPSTMQQGDDVVSNYFTKGKRGKRSGILLVFSFLKEAVLPSRQKMY, encoded by the exons atgtggtttatttatttactgagcTGGTTATCGTTGGTGATCCAGATATCCTTCGTCACTCTAGCAATAG CTGCTGGCCTGTACTACTTGGCTGAACTAATAGAAGAATACACAGTAGCCACCAGTCGAATAATAAAGTACATGATACTG TTCTCGACAGGTGTGCTGGCAGGTCTCTTTTTTTTTGAAGGCTTCCCACTGTTGATGGTGGGAGTCGGCCTCTTCACCAACCTGGTGTATTTCGGCCTCTTGCAGACCTTCCCCTACATAATGCTGAGCTCCCCCAACTTCATCCTTTCCTGTG TGTTAGTGGTGGTGAATCATTACATGGCCTTCCAGTACTTTGCACAAGAGTATTATCCATTCTCAGAG GTGCTGGCGTACTTCACCATCTGCCTGTGGGTCATCCCTTTCGCCTtctttgtgtcactgtcagcGGGGGAAAATGTGCTTCCGTCCACCATGCAGCAAGGAG ACGATGTGGTGTCTAATTACTTCACCAAGGGCAAGAGGGGAAAGAGGTCAGGGATCCTCCTTGTGTTCTCTTTCCTGAAGGAGGCAGTGCTGCCCAGCCGACAGAAAATGTACTGA
- the si:ch211-1o7.2 gene encoding ankyrin repeat domain-containing protein 53, with amino-acid sequence MEPDNKFGKRRRGRRNIWKVPRRPPPELVPAAAAWSPQKLDLSGSKQGLTALHVACLYGQLAEIQHLVESGLGCLDSADCQGRQPIHLILSSQSSPNTSACLRYLLDNRAEMNATTSSGLTPLHVAATEGLLECTKILVQAGADVLAKDNMGHTPLDLARIWCRRTVARYLKNCVWKAEKRKEMEERIQVQALYSDLVNMAKQNNLNQKTLIDEKVVEWANKKGFPHLKDFSPRVQVSQYHSLCLSSDQYSSDLKCSKGLYKYKPRQPPLASASRPWTIYMGLQPEKPSVEPDLRHCVTVWRDSSSSRQAQYTTKWDRTPHDAPDLPLDVIERVFFPRAFPSRIVSPRHFEPQNITAVQHRGCPQGRSTSPWTEVAMHLAEVLEPGHY; translated from the exons ATGGAACCTGACAACAAGTTCGGAAAACGGAGACGTGGGCGACGTAACATCTG GAAGGTTCCCCGCAGACCTCCACCGGAGCTGGTCCCAGCTGCAGCCGCCTGGAGCCCACAGAAGTTAGATCTCAGTGGGAGCAAACAG GGTCTGACAGCGCTCCACGTGGCGTGCCTTTACGGCCAGCTGGCTGAGATTCAGCACCTGGTGGAGTCTGGTCTCGGGTGCCTCGACAGCGCTGATTGTCAAGGTCGTCAACCCATTCACTTGATTCTGTCGTCCCAGAGCTCACCCAACACATCCGCCTGTCTCAGATACCTGCTGGATAATAGGGCTGAAATGAATGC TACCACAAGTTCAGGGCTGACCCCGCTGCACGTGGCGGCCACTGAAGGCCTTCTTGAATGCACAAAGATCCTTGTGCAAGCTGGTGCAGACGTGTTGGCCAAAGACAACATGGGACACACACCTCTGGATTTGGCCCGCATCTGGTGTCGCAGGACAGTAGCGAG aTATCTAAAAAATTGTGTGTGGAaggcagaaaagaggaaagaaatggAGGAGAGGATACAAGTTCAAGCTTTGTACAGTGATCTTGTGAACATGGCAAAACAGAATAATCTTAACCAAAAG ACACTGATTGATGAGAAGGTGGTAGAATGGgcaaacaaaaaaggttttcCCCACCTAAAGGATTTCTCCCCCAGAGTCCAGGTGAGCCAGTACCACAGCCTTTGCCTCTCATCAGATCAGTACAGCTCCGATCTAAAATGCTCCAAGGGCTTGTATAAGTACAAGCCAAGACAACCGCCTCTGGCCTCGGCTTCCAGGCCTTGGACCATCTACATGGGCCTGCAGCCAGAGAAACCCTCTGTGGAGCCAGACCTCCGGCACTGCGTCACAGTGTGGagggacagcagcagcagcagacaggctcAGTACACCACCAAGTGGGACAGGACGCCACATGATGCTCCTGACCTGCCCCTGGATGTCATTGAAAGGGTGTTTTTCCCCAGAGCCTTCCCTTCCCGGATCGTCTCCCCTCGGCACTTTGAGCCACAAAACATCACAGCAGTCCAGCATCGAGGATGCCCTCAGGGGCGGAGCACCTCCCCCTGGACAGAGGTGGCCATGCACCTGGCTGAAGTGCTGGAGCCTGGACACTACTGA